The following is a genomic window from Verrucosispora sp. WMMD573.
AGGCCGGCCAGCGACGGCCACTCACGCAGCTCGCTGCCGGAGACCGGCAGACCCCGGGTCAAAAAGAGCCGGGCCAGCCCGCTCATGCCGACGCCACCCACCCCGATCAGGTGGATGTGGCCGAGATCCTCGGCGGTCAGCGTGCCCGCCGGGCTGAACGTGGTCAGCTCGCTCCTCGCGCTCACCGAGTCACCGCCTCGTAGACGAAGTTGAGCAGCGCCTCGTCGCCGTCGCGCCGGCCGTAGGCCGCCGCGGCGGTACCCATCGCGTGCAGTCGCTGCGGGTCGCGGATCAGCGGGATGACCGTGCGTTCCAGCCAGTCCGGCGTCACCTCGGCGTCGTCGACGAGCAGACCGCCACCGGCCTCGACCACCGGCAGCGCGTTGCGCTTCTGCTCCTGGTTGCTGTGCGGGTAGGGCACGTAGATGGTCGGCAGCCCGATCGCGGCGACCTCGGCGCAGGTCATCGCCCCGCCCCGGCCGAGCATCAGGTCCGCCGCCGCGTACCCGGCGTCCATGTCGGAAAGGTACGGCAGCGTCACGTACGGCACCGGCAGGTCGGTCGGGACCGACACCTGCTCGTTGCGGGCACCGATCACGTGCAGCACCTGGACGCCGTTGCGGGCCAACTCCTTCGCCGCCCCGGAGACCGCGAGGTTGATCGACCGGGCGCCCTGCGAGCCGCCGGCGACGAAGAGCACCGGCAGGTCGGGACGGAGCCCGAAGTGTGCCCGCGCGGCATTACGCATCGCCGCCCGGTCCAGCCCGGCGATGCTACGCCGCAACGGCACGCCGACCACCCGGGCGTCGCGCAGCGACTCCGCCTGCGCCGGCTGGTGCGGGAAGCCGACGGCGACGTGCTTGGTGAACTTCATGCCCAACCGGTTGGCAACCCCCGGGGGCACGTTCACCTCGTGGATCACGATGGGCAGCTCCCGCCGCCAGGCGGCCAGATAGGCCGGCACCGAGACGTACCCACCGAAGCCGACCACCACGTCGGCGCGTACCTCGTCGATGACCTTGCCCGCCGCGCGGGCCGCGGTCCACATCCGCCCCGGGGTACGGACCAGATTCATATTTATCGAGCGGGGCAGCTGGTAGGCCGGGATGTTCCGCAGGTCGTACCCGGCCGGCGGGATCAGCTCGTTCTCCAGGCCCTTCGGTGTGCCGAGACAGGTTATCCGGACGCCGGGGTCGTGCCGGCGCAGGCAGTCGGCGAAGGCGAGCAACGGGTAGATGTGCCCCCCGGTGCCACCTCCTGCGAGCACCACCGAACGCAGCGGACCCATCAACGTCTCCTCTCGTTCGCCGACCCGCTCCGACCCCGGCTGTCCCGGGCGCCACGCGACGCGGCCTGGTCGTCCCTACGCCGCTTGCGTGCCTGAGGCACGGAGCCCCGAGCGGTCGACGGCGGCGCCGAGCGCCGCCGCCGGCCGGGAAGCGGCGGCAACGGTGCCCACACTAGTCGGACCCACCGGGCCGGCGGACGGGCATGCAGGGCCCGGGCCGCATCGGGTTCCGCCCGGGCGAACGAGGCCAGCATGCCGACCGCCGCGAGGGTCACCACCAGGGCGCTGCCACCGTCGGAGATGAAGGGCAGCGGTACGCCGGTCAGCGGCAGCAGCCCGATCACCCCACCGATGTTGATGAACGCCTGCCCGACGAGCCAGGCGGTGGCGCCGGCGGCGGCCAGCCGGCGGAACGGGTCGTCGACCCGGCGGGCGATGCGCAGGCCGGTGTAGCCGAGCACGGCGAAGAGGGTGACGATCACGGCACAACCGACCACGCCCAGCTCCTCGGCGATCACCGCGAAGATGAAGTCGTTCTCCGCGGCCGGCAGCCAGGCCCACTTGGTCCGCCCCTGGCCCAGCCCGGTGCCGAACCAGCCGCCGTTGGCGATGGCGTAACGGGCCTGGACCATCTGGTAGCAGAGTTCCTCCTTGCAGCCCTCCAGCGGCGGCGGGCTGAAGAAGACGGTGAGTCGGGCCAACCGGTAGTTCTCCTCGCCCCGCACGCCGGAGCCGGCACCGAGGGAGGCCACCGCGACCAGCAGGCCGATGCCGAGCAGCCCGATCGCGCTGAGCGCGGCGAAGACCCGCAGCCGCACCCCGGCGGCCCAGAGCAGCCCCACCACCAGGGCCAGCAGGCAGAGCATGCTGCCCAGGTCGTTGTAGCCGACCAGGACGAACAGCAGCCCCACCACCGGGAACAGCGGCGTGGCCAGCTCCCGCCACCAGCCCAGCGCCGCGCCCTTGCGGGCGAGCACGTGCGCGCCCCACAGCACCAGCGCGAACTTCGCCAGCTCCGAGGGTTGCAGGCTGACCCCGCCGATGTAGAGCCACAGCAGGTCGGCCTCCAGCGGGCCGATCTTCGGCTCGCCGTTGGTCAGCCGCCCGTACGCCTCCAGCAGGTTCAGCAGCACCAGCAGCACCACCGCGACCAGCAGGGTCGGCCGACCCAGGGCCCGGTAGGTGCGCGCCGGCAGGCGTTGGCAGGCCCAGAACGCGACGATGCCGACCACCGCGAAGATCGCCTGCTTGGTCAGCGACGCCGAGGCGTTGCCGTCCTGGGCGTAGTCCCGCACGCTGGTGGCCGAGAAGACCATGGTCAGCCCGATCAGCAGCAGCAGGCCGGCGCTGGCCAGCAGCAGGTGGTAGGAGGCCAGCGGCCGGGACAGCAGGCCGCGCAGCGCGGCCAGCGACCCCACCGCGTCCAGTCCTCGAAACGCGCCACCGTCCGACCCGACCCCGACGGCGCCCGCCCCGGCCGAGCGGGTAGCACCGCTGCCCGTACCTGACCCGGGTGGTCGCGGCGGTCCCTCGGTTCGCACCGCACCGCCAGCCGCATCCACCGCTCCGGCAGCCTTCACCGCTCCGGCAGCCTTCACCGCTCCGGCAGCCTTCACCGCTCCGGCAGCCTTCACCGCTCCGGCAGCCTTCACCGCTCCGGCAGCCTTCACCGAGCTGGCAGCTTTCACCGCCTCGCCAGCGGACCGTCGGCCGCCCGGTGCTACACCCTTCTCGTCCCGCGCCTCCCCCACAACGCCATCATCGCCGCTGCCGCCATCCGACACCGCCGCTATCGCCCACTCGGCGTGTCGCACTTGCCCCCAAGGGGTTGATCATGAAGTTGTTGCCACGCCACGCCGGAAAGGGCGGCAACAACTTCATGATCAACGTGACTGTGCCGTCCGAAGGGGCGGCCCGAAGGGGGGTGGGTCAGCCCATGTTGGCGAGGAAGTCGCTGTAGAAGAGGCCGAGGGCGATGGCCACGCCGATGCCGGCGATGATCCAGAAGCGGACCACGATGTTGACCTCGCTCCAGCCGGCCAACTCGAAGTGGTGCTGCAACGGCGACATCCGGAACACCCGCTTGCCGGTGGTCTTGAAGGAGATGATCTGGATCACCACCGACATCGTAATGATCACGAACAGGCCACCGATGATCAGCAGGAGCAGGATCGTACGGGTCGACATCGCCATCCCGGCGATCAGGCCACCGAGGCCGAGCGCTCCGGTGTCGCCCATGAAGATCCGGGCCGGCGAGGTGTTCCACCACAGGAAGCCGACGCAGGCACCGGCCGCCGCCCCGGCGATCAGCGCGATCTCCAGCGGGTCCCGGACCGTGTAGCAGTAGTTGTCCGGGTTCGCGGTGTACGCCGGGTCGGCGCACCAGTGCCGGTACTGCCAGAAGGCGATCACCGCGTACGCGCCGAGCACCATCACCGAAGCGCCCGTGGCCAGCCCGTCGAGGCCGTCGGTGAGGTTGACGCCGTTGGTCGCCGCCATCACCACGAAGATGAAGATGATCACCGCGCCGATCTTGGTGACGTCCAGCGCCGGGATGTCCCGGATGAAGCTGAGCGTGGTGCTGCCGACCGTCTCGGTGTTGGTCACCGCGCCGGTGGCGTCGGTCATGGTGGACGGGAACCAGAGCGCGACGACCCCGAACACCGCGCCGACCAGGATCTGCCCGAGCAGCTTTCCCCGCGCGCTCAGGCCACCGCTGTGCCGCTTGCGCACCTTCAGGAAGTCGTCGATGAAGCCGACCGCGCCGCAGAAGACCATCAGCCCGAGCAGCACCAGCGCCGTGATGGTCGGCTCGACCTGGGCGATCTGCGCGTCGGGCAGCGTGGTCAGGGCGAGGTGGCCGGCCACGTACGCGATGACCGTGGCCAGGATGAACACCACGCCGCCCATCGTCGGCGTGCCCTTCTTGCCCTGGTGCATCTGCGGGCCCTCGGCCCGGATGGGCTGGCCGGCCTTGAGCCGGGTGAAAACCCGGATCGCGATCGGGGTGCAGAACAGCGAGACGAGGAAGGCCACCCCGATGGCCACGATGACCGCCCTCACGCGGCGCCACCCCCGGCCGACGCCGACGTACCCGTACCGCCTCCGGCGGCCTCGACGCGCAGCGCGTCGGCCACCTCCCACGTCCGGTACCGGGAGCCCTTCACCAGGACGACGTCGCCCGGCCGTAGCTCGCTGCGCAGCACCTCGACGGCCGCCGCCTGATCGGTGAGCAGCACCGACTCTCCTCCCCAGTCACCTACCGATGTCGCCCCGTGATGGATCGGCGCCGCCGCCTCGCCGACCACGAGCAACCGGTCCACACCCAGCTCGGCCGCGAGTCGGCCCACCTCGGCATGTCCCTGCGCCTCGAACTCGCCCAGCTCGGCCATGTAGCCGAGCACCGCGACGGTACGCCGCCCCGCGCCGATGCCGCCCAGCGCCCGCAGCGCCACCGCCATCGACGCCGGGTTGGCGTTGTACGAGTCGTCGATCACGGTTATCCCGTCGGTGCGCTCGAAGACATCCATCCGACGGGTGGAAACCAGCCCGAGCGCGCCCAGCGCGGTGGCCAGCTCGGCCAGCGGCATCCCCAGTTCCCGCGCCACGGCCGCCGCGGCCAGGCTGTTCCAGACCTGGTGCCGGCCGGTGAGTCCGAGTCGTACCGGCGCACTGCCCTCCGGCGTGACCAGGGTGTACGCGGGTCGTCCCCGCTCGTCCAGCCTCACGTCCACGGCCCGCACATCGGCGTTCGCCGACTCGCCGTAGCGGATCACCCGGGCCACCGTCCGGGCGGCCATGGCATCGACCAGCGGATCGTCGGCGTTCAACACCGCCAGACCGTCGGCCGGCAGCGCCTCGACCAGCTCGCCCTTGGCCAGGGCGATGTTCTCCTGCGACCCGAACTCGCCGATGTGCGACACCCCGACGTTGAGCACCACGGAGATGCGCGGCGGCGCGACCTCGCAGAGATACCGCACGTGGCCGATGCCCCGGGCGCCCTTCTCCATCACCAGATACCTGGTGGTCGGTCCGGCCTGCAACGCCGTGTACGGGTGGCCCAGCTCGTTGTTGAACGACCCGGGCGGCGCCACCGTCTCCCCGAGCCGCGCGGTCAGCTGGGCGATCAGGTCCTTGGTGGTGGTCTTGCCGGAGGAGCCGGTCAACCCGATCACGGTGAGCCCGGGCAGCCGGTCCACCACCACACGGGCCAGCCGGCCCATCGCGGCCAACGGGTCGGCGACGACGATCATCGGCACCCCGGGCACCTCGCGGGTACCCATGACCACCACCGCGCCGGACGCCACCGCCGCGGCGGCGAAGTCGTGGCCGTCCACCTTCTCCCCGTCGAAGGCGACGAAGAGCCCACCGGGGGTGACCTTGCGGGAGTCGAACTCCACGCTGCCGGTGACCTGCGCGGTGAGATCGGCGGCCACCAGCCGACCGTCGACCGCCGAGGCCACCTCGGCCAGGCTGAGCGTGATCACTGGCCCTCCAGATCCCCGAAGCGGCCCCGCAGCGCGTCGGCAAGCTCGGTCCGGTCGTCGAACGGGTACACCTCGCCGGCGATCTCCTGGCCCCGCTCGTGCCCCTTGCCGAGCAGGGCGACCACGTCGCCCGGCGTCGCCAGCCGCACCGCCTCGTCGATCGCCGCCCGGCGGCCACCGACCTCGATCACCTTGGCCGACGCGTCGGCCCGGCGCGTACCGCCGAGCACCTCGGCGCGGATCGCCGCCGGATCCTCGGTGCGGGGGTTGTCGTCGGTCACCACCACCACGTCGGCGCCGGCCGCGGCGGCGGCGCCCATCGCCGGCCGCTTGGCCCGGTCCCGGTCACCACCGGCCCCGATGACGCAGATCAGCCGGCCGGTGCTGAGTTCCCGCAGCGCGGCCAGCGCGGCCACCACGGCGTCGGTCTTGTGCGCGTAGTCGACCACCCCGCGCACCCTGCCGGCCACGCCCACCGACTCCAGCCGCCCGGGTACGCCGCCGCACGCGGCCACACCCTCGGCGGCGGTAACCGGGTCGACCCCGGCGGCCACCAGGCTGGCGATGGCCAGCAGGGCGTTGGACACGTTGTGCCGGCCGGGCAGCGCCACCCGGGCGAGCAGGGTCAGCCCGTCCGGGCCGTGCGCGGTGAACCGCTGCGCGTACCCCTCACCGGTCTGCTCGTCGGCCCACCAGGTGGCGGCCTGGTCCCCGAGCGCGGAGAAGCTGACCGTGCCCGGCTTGAACAGCGCCTTCAGCGCCGGGTCGTCGTGGTTGAGCACCTCGACCGCGCACCGGCCGTCGAACAGCCGGGCCTTGGCGGCGAAGTAGTCCTCGGCGTCGGCGTGGAAGTCCAGGTGGTCGGAGCCGAAGTTGGTCCAGCCGCCGACGGTGAACCGCACCCCACCGACCCGGCCCATCGCCAGGGCGTGGCTGGAGACCTCCATGACCACCGCGGTCACGCCACGCTCGACGGCGGCGGCCAGCATGGCGTGCAGGTCGGTGGCCTCGGGCGTGGTCCGCACGCTGTCGATCACCAGATCGCCGAGGCGGGTCTCCACGGTGCCGATCAGGCCGGTGGTGTGGCCGGCCGCGCGCAGCCCCGACTCGACCAGGTACGCGGTGGAGGTCTTGCCGGCGGTGCCGGTCACCCCGATCACGGTCAGTGCTGCCGTCGGATCGCCGTACACGGCCGAGGCGAGCGTGCCGAGCACCGCGCGGGGGTCGGCCACGACCAGGGTCGGCAACCCGCTGTCGGCGGCTCGCTCGGCACCGGCCGGATCGGTGAGCATCGCGACCGCGCCGGCGCTCGCCGCCTCGGCGGCGAACTCCGCTCCGTGCCGTCGGGCGCCGGGCAGGGCCGCGTACAGATCGCCGGGGCGGACCTCGCCGCTGGCGTGGGTCACCCCGGTCACCACCGGGTCGGCACTTGTCGGGGACGCCACGGCGAGCCGGGCGGCCAGGTCACCGAGCCGGATCCCGGTCACGGAACGGGGACGAGGATTGCCGCGCACGGCGTCAGACCCTACCCGGTCGCTCGGTCCGGGCCGCACGGCGCGCCTGAATCTCCGTCTCATGGAGTCGAACCGCAGGTAGCGGCTACGGGAAAACGCTGAACGTCGGCGCCGGTTCGGTCGACGGCGGTACCCGGAAGTGGCGCAGGGTGAAGGTCATCATGTCCCGGAAGGCCGGTGCCGAGATCTGGCCACCACCGCCGCTCGGGCTGTGCACGAAAACCGCGATCACGTAGCGCGGATTCTCCGCCGGTGCCATCCCGATGAACGAGGCGACCTCGCCGGGCTGCTTCTTGCCGCCGACCAGCCGCCAGCCGGTGCCGGTCTTGCCGGCGACCCGGTAGCCCGGGACCGCGGCGGCCAGGCCGGTGGCGTCGTCGACCGTGGTGACCGCTTCCATGATCGTACGCAGCGCGACGGCGTTGTCCGGGCTGAGCACCTGTCGGGTCTCCGGCGCCGGCGCGGGGGTCCGTTTCCCGTTCGGCGCGATCGTCTCCTTGAGCAGGTGCGGCTGGATGTAGGTGCCGTCGTTGGCGATCGCGGCGTAGGCGGCGGCCATCTGCAACGGCGTGGCGTCCACGCTGTGCCCGATCGGCACCGACCCGTGCGACGACCCGCTCCACTCCTCTACCGGCAGCAGCCGCCCGCTCGCCTCACCGGGCATCCCGACCTCGGTCGGCTTGCCCAGACCGAAGCGCCGCTGGTAGTCGAGCAGCCGTTCCGGGCCGAGCTTGTCGGCGATCTGAATGGTGCCGACGTTCGAGGAGTACGCCATCATGCCGGCCACGCTCATCCGCCGCCCGTTCGCCTGGTGGGTGTCGCGGAACCAGGTGTCGCCCTTGCGGATGGCGTTGGCCACCGGGAACGAGGTGTCCCGGGTGATGACGCCTTCCTGTAGCGCGGCACCGAACGTGATCGGCTTGTGCACCGAGCCCGGGTCGACGATGAAGCTGGTGGCCGCGTCCTCCCGGTCGGTCGGCTCGCTCGGGAAGGGCCTCGCCGCGTTGTAGGTGGGGTGGCTGGCCTGCGCCAGCACCTCGCCGGTACGCGCGTCCAGCACCACGGCGGCACCGGTGCTGCCCTGCACCTGCTGCATCTGCTCGCTGAGGATGCGCTGCACCATGTACTGCAGGTCGCGGTCGATGGTGAGCACCACCGAACTGCCCGGCTTGGCCTTCGTGGTGCTGCTGTAGCCGCCGGGGATGGGAGCGGCCAGGTCGCCGAGGCCGATCTCGAAGACCCGCTGCCCGTCCTCGCCGTGCAGCAGGTCGTCGAAGCGCGCCTCCAGGCCCT
Proteins encoded in this region:
- a CDS encoding penicillin-binding protein 2, which produces MPPRSEEPRRDAEGSRRGSSRGAGQRGVPPHPAEPGIGGISDARAYTPRGRSIREGAASSGTGRAEQRRTPRSNRSQDPFRPALQVLDGGRGTAGRAAGRAGGAARRDGGVARATVTRTVTDRTPRDEPRVTASRRRVAGTQPRRGDGTPPRRPARKRPRPPRLADPGRRLRLGTALTLALFVAVGVRLVVLQAVDTPAYADGGLADRITTVPLPAPRGAIYDRSGEAALAHSVEARYVYADPTRIEDITATAAALSPLLGIPASELAEKMKPRKRISGVDSQFEYLARGVDIDRAKEIMALKLSGIATHRDERREVPGGDLAANLIGFTSPDMVGLEGLEARFDDLLHGEDGQRVFEIGLGDLAAPIPGGYSSTTKAKPGSSVVLTIDRDLQYMVQRILSEQMQQVQGSTGAAVVLDARTGEVLAQASHPTYNAARPFPSEPTDREDAATSFIVDPGSVHKPITFGAALQEGVITRDTSFPVANAIRKGDTWFRDTHQANGRRMSVAGMMAYSSNVGTIQIADKLGPERLLDYQRRFGLGKPTEVGMPGEASGRLLPVEEWSGSSHGSVPIGHSVDATPLQMAAAYAAIANDGTYIQPHLLKETIAPNGKRTPAPAPETRQVLSPDNAVALRTIMEAVTTVDDATGLAAAVPGYRVAGKTGTGWRLVGGKKQPGEVASFIGMAPAENPRYVIAVFVHSPSGGGGQISAPAFRDMMTFTLRHFRVPPSTEPAPTFSVFP
- a CDS encoding UDP-N-acetylmuramoyl-L-alanyl-D-glutamate--2,6-diaminopimelate ligase, which produces MTGIRLGDLAARLAVASPTSADPVVTGVTHASGEVRPGDLYAALPGARRHGAEFAAEAASAGAVAMLTDPAGAERAADSGLPTLVVADPRAVLGTLASAVYGDPTAALTVIGVTGTAGKTSTAYLVESGLRAAGHTTGLIGTVETRLGDLVIDSVRTTPEATDLHAMLAAAVERGVTAVVMEVSSHALAMGRVGGVRFTVGGWTNFGSDHLDFHADAEDYFAAKARLFDGRCAVEVLNHDDPALKALFKPGTVSFSALGDQAATWWADEQTGEGYAQRFTAHGPDGLTLLARVALPGRHNVSNALLAIASLVAAGVDPVTAAEGVAACGGVPGRLESVGVAGRVRGVVDYAHKTDAVVAALAALRELSTGRLICVIGAGGDRDRAKRPAMGAAAAAGADVVVVTDDNPRTEDPAAIRAEVLGGTRRADASAKVIEVGGRRAAIDEAVRLATPGDVVALLGKGHERGQEIAGEVYPFDDRTELADALRGRFGDLEGQ
- the murF gene encoding UDP-N-acetylmuramoyl-tripeptide--D-alanyl-D-alanine ligase, with product MITLSLAEVASAVDGRLVAADLTAQVTGSVEFDSRKVTPGGLFVAFDGEKVDGHDFAAAAVASGAVVVMGTREVPGVPMIVVADPLAAMGRLARVVVDRLPGLTVIGLTGSSGKTTTKDLIAQLTARLGETVAPPGSFNNELGHPYTALQAGPTTRYLVMEKGARGIGHVRYLCEVAPPRISVVLNVGVSHIGEFGSQENIALAKGELVEALPADGLAVLNADDPLVDAMAARTVARVIRYGESANADVRAVDVRLDERGRPAYTLVTPEGSAPVRLGLTGRHQVWNSLAAAAVARELGMPLAELATALGALGLVSTRRMDVFERTDGITVIDDSYNANPASMAVALRALGGIGAGRRTVAVLGYMAELGEFEAQGHAEVGRLAAELGVDRLLVVGEAAAPIHHGATSVGDWGGESVLLTDQAAAVEVLRSELRPGDVVLVKGSRYRTWEVADALRVEAAGGGTGTSASAGGGAA
- a CDS encoding putative peptidoglycan glycosyltransferase FtsW; this translates as MAALRGLLSRPLASYHLLLASAGLLLLIGLTMVFSATSVRDYAQDGNASASLTKQAIFAVVGIVAFWACQRLPARTYRALGRPTLLVAVVLLVLLNLLEAYGRLTNGEPKIGPLEADLLWLYIGGVSLQPSELAKFALVLWGAHVLARKGAALGWWRELATPLFPVVGLLFVLVGYNDLGSMLCLLALVVGLLWAAGVRLRVFAALSAIGLLGIGLLVAVASLGAGSGVRGEENYRLARLTVFFSPPPLEGCKEELCYQMVQARYAIANGGWFGTGLGQGRTKWAWLPAAENDFIFAVIAEELGVVGCAVIVTLFAVLGYTGLRIARRVDDPFRRLAAAGATAWLVGQAFINIGGVIGLLPLTGVPLPFISDGGSALVVTLAAVGMLASFARAEPDAARALHARPPARWVRLVWAPLPPLPGRRRRSAPPSTARGSVPQARKRRRDDQAASRGARDSRGRSGSANERRR
- the mraY gene encoding phospho-N-acetylmuramoyl-pentapeptide-transferase encodes the protein MRAVIVAIGVAFLVSLFCTPIAIRVFTRLKAGQPIRAEGPQMHQGKKGTPTMGGVVFILATVIAYVAGHLALTTLPDAQIAQVEPTITALVLLGLMVFCGAVGFIDDFLKVRKRHSGGLSARGKLLGQILVGAVFGVVALWFPSTMTDATGAVTNTETVGSTTLSFIRDIPALDVTKIGAVIIFIFVVMAATNGVNLTDGLDGLATGASVMVLGAYAVIAFWQYRHWCADPAYTANPDNYCYTVRDPLEIALIAGAAAGACVGFLWWNTSPARIFMGDTGALGLGGLIAGMAMSTRTILLLLIIGGLFVIITMSVVIQIISFKTTGKRVFRMSPLQHHFELAGWSEVNIVVRFWIIAGIGVAIALGLFYSDFLANMG
- the murG gene encoding undecaprenyldiphospho-muramoylpentapeptide beta-N-acetylglucosaminyltransferase; protein product: MGPLRSVVLAGGGTGGHIYPLLAFADCLRRHDPGVRITCLGTPKGLENELIPPAGYDLRNIPAYQLPRSINMNLVRTPGRMWTAARAAGKVIDEVRADVVVGFGGYVSVPAYLAAWRRELPIVIHEVNVPPGVANRLGMKFTKHVAVGFPHQPAQAESLRDARVVGVPLRRSIAGLDRAAMRNAARAHFGLRPDLPVLFVAGGSQGARSINLAVSGAAKELARNGVQVLHVIGARNEQVSVPTDLPVPYVTLPYLSDMDAGYAAADLMLGRGGAMTCAEVAAIGLPTIYVPYPHSNQEQKRNALPVVEAGGGLLVDDAEVTPDWLERTVIPLIRDPQRLHAMGTAAAAYGRRDGDEALLNFVYEAVTR